A section of the Paramisgurnus dabryanus chromosome 4, PD_genome_1.1, whole genome shotgun sequence genome encodes:
- the LOC135760506 gene encoding uncharacterized protein: MMRDEMCCKSVGTDLSMLDIDDFITEISQLKKEVALLETKLRLRGDEGLKREDSELSLTLLCYTESKPTDAQDTTVCDSNQGLQDEESTDQTSTESLDSVWNAGEQQQILQTKLTMCSVKLIDCRNLMMKIKTKPKPNEHEGDHDGHDFILSDVRSELCLDGEIASSTLSCITGGETLSSQRHLKRRERKRTKQKLFTCTKCKISFTTLQEKRRHYSKVHKEKKKQFHCQQCGKVFVFLSQLKRHMRTHNGEKPFHCTECGYYFSSKHGLNGHKRIHTGEKPYECPHCEMKFSENTCLKKHVRIHTNERPYKCNQCDKAFRDSGCLKSHQKTHSDKLYQCSHCDKRFSLKSNLKVHERIHTGEKPYYCSICEKSFTGLSAIIVHQRIHTGEKPHHCNLCGKSFTRHDNFVKHTRIHTGENPFKCSQCEKTFTELDHLITHERDHIGEKPYFCSICRKSFPDPSHVKVHQRVPTGEKLHHCSVCGKSFNRHDSLVNHQRTHTGEKPYKCSHCEKTFALLKSLKVHERIHTGEKPYDCSICGKSFSSPSNFRFHKRVHTGEKPHHCSVCGKSFSQPQSLVSHQRIHTGERPYKCSQCEKTFAHSSSFKAHEILHTGEKPHHCSVCGKSFSQPQSLASHQRIHTGEKPYKCSQCEKTFARSNDLRTHLRVHTGEKPYQCSICGEKFTYSGSLRAHQKKHTEEQTTLENIVNLYTPVL, translated from the exons atgatgagagatgagatgtgctgtaaatcagtaggaactgatctgtccatgctggatattgatgatttcatcacagaaatctctcagctgaagaaagaggtggcgttactggagacaaagctgaggttaagaggagatgaaggactgaagagagag GACTCCGAGCTCAGTCTGACTTTACTCTGTTATACTGAGTCAAAGCCCACAGACGCTcaggacactacagtgtgtgacagtaatcagggcttacaggatgaggaatctactgatcaaacctccacagagtctctggattctgtctggaacgctggagaacagcagcagatcctgcagaccaaactcaCGATGTGTTCAGTCAAACTCATCGACTGCAGGAACCTCATGATGAAGATCAAAACAAAACCTAAACCAAATGAACATGAAGGCGATCATGATggtcatgattttattttgtcag atgtgaggAGTGAATTATGTTTGGATGGAGAAATAGCATCTTCGACTCTTTCCTGCATCACTGGTGGAGAGACATTGAGCTCACAGAGACATTTAAAGAGACGTGAGAGAAAACGCAcaaaacagaaactcttcaccTGCACCAAATGTAAGATCAGCTTTACTACCTTACAAGAAAAGAGACGTCATTATTCAAAAGTGCACaaagagaagaagaagcagtTTCACTGTCAGCAGTGTGGGAAGGTTTTTGTCTTCTTATCTCAGCTAAAACGTCACATGAGGACCCACAATGGTGAAAAgcctttccactgcactgaATGTGGCTATTACTTCAGCAGCAAACACGGTCTTAATGGTCATAAGAGaattcacacaggagaaaaaccATACGAGTGTCCTCACTGTGAGATGAAATTCTCAGAAAACACCtgtttaaagaaacatgtgcgTATACACACCAACGAGAGACCATATAAGTGCAATCAATGTGACAAAGCCTTTAGGGATTCAGGTTGTCTAAAGTCACACCAAAAAACACACTCTGATAAACTCTATCAAtgttcacactgtgataaaCGTTTCAGTCTAAAATCTAATCTGAAAGTCCATGAAAgaattcacaccggagagaaaccttactACTGCTCGATTTGTGAAAAGAGCTTCACTGGTCTAAGTGCAATTATTGTTCatcagagaattcacactggagagaaacctcatcactgtaatctttgtgggaagagttttactCGACATGACAATTTTGTGAAACAcacgagaattcatacaggagaaaaccctttcaaatgctctcagtgtgagaagacGTTTACTGAGTTAGATCACTTAATAACCCATGAGAGAGATCACattggagaaaaaccttactTCTGCTCAATCTGTAGAAAGAGCTTCCCTGATCCATCTCATGTCAAAGTTCATCAGAGAGTTCCTACTGGAGAGAAACTTCATCACTGTAGTgtttgtggaaagagtttcaatCGACATGACAGTTTGGTGAAtcaccagagaactcatacaggtgaaaaaccttacaaatgctctcactGTGAGAAGACATTTGCTCTTTTAAAGTCCTTAAAAGTCCATGAGAgaattcacaccggagagaaaccttacgacTGCTCGATctgtggaaagagcttctcAAGTCCATCTAATTTCAGATTTCAtaagagagttcacactggagagaaacctcatcactgtagtgtttgtgggaagagttttagtcaacCTCAAAGTTTAGTGTCACaccagagaattcatacaggtgaaagaccttacaaatgctctcagtgtgagaagacGTTTGCTCATTCATCATCCTTTAAAGCCCATGAGATACTTCACacaggagagaaacctcatcactgtagtgtctgtgggaagagttttagtcaacCTCAAAGTTTAGCGTCACaccagagaattcatacaggtgaaaaaccttacaaatgctctcagtgtgagaagacGTTTGCGCGATCAAATGACCTGAGAACCCATCTAAGAGTTCACacaggagagaaaccttaccaGTGCTctatctgtggagagaaattCACCTATTCTGGAAGTCTTCGTGCTCATCAGAAGAAACATACTGAAGAACAAACTACACTTGAAAACATAGTGAATCTATACACGCCAGTGctttag